The Candidatus Eremiobacterota bacterium nucleotide sequence CAGCGGGTTCGATAAGGACTTCCAGGACGGCAGGCTCCTGAAGAACCCGGAGCTCTCCAACAACCAGGTGGGCCACTTTCTCACTGCCGTTGACCTGGGCTCTACCAGAGGCCCTTTGTACAATATATACCAGAGAGCGGCCATAGGTCATGAAAAGACCGGCGACAACAATGGAGGCTATCTTTACGATGTGAATAAGACCCAGGCCTGGCAGACTGACCGGGCTGACGTGAAGGACTTCGAATCAGCCGTGGAGAGCGCGAAGTCCGGCAACAGGGCTGCGGTGAAGGACAGCGTAGGGAAAATCCTCAAGGATCTTCCCTACACCCATAAACCCTGGCCCAGCAGACATCCCCGAAGAGGAAACAGCCACCAGGATCTTGCTCTCACTGCCTATGGATACGCCCTGGCCCAGAAGATCAGCGACGGGTCACTGGCTTCTCACCAGGATGTGGCGCAGTGGCTTGAGAAGAATCTCAAATAACAAAATAAATCCTTTTCCACCAGTGCACTCCCAGAGACCTGAAGCATGGAAAGTTCACTCCTCAGGGCTCCCGTAGATGAGGGCCCTGATTTTCTTTATCGTGTCGCGATCGGCAGTGACTATGACTGCACGGAGGCGGGAATCCTCCTGAAGCGTCGCGTGGGGATAGAGCTTCTGCAGTATCCCGATGATCTCCCCGGGATCGGCATGGGCGAGGCGAAGGGCTTCTGTTACTTTTTCGGCTTGCATGGTCATGAGGTTCGAGGGGAGCTTCTGGAGCATCTCGTCGGTGCCTACCACGACGGTCCCGTCGAGAACCTTGTAATTATAGCCGTTGGTTGTCACCACAAGATTGAGGGCCGAGAGGGCCGGCACGTTTTTCAGCTCCACCGTGACGGTCCCGGTCACCTTGGGATCAACGACGATGTTGAGCCCCATATCCCTGGCAAGCCTGTTGAGGACCGGGACAAGATCGGCCCTCACATAGCTCATGGAGACAAGCTTTTCGCTCTGGGCCCTGCTTTTTTGAGGCGAGGCGACCCCCTGGCCTGAGGATGTGGCAAGCATCACAAGAAGAAGTATCATTACAGGATAGCGCATCGCTTTTTCCTCCATGAACCGGGATATAATCGTCAGAGCTTCTCTGCGATGACCAGCATCTCGAAGTCTTCCGGCGTAAGGACATGGTTCCTGCTTAAGGCTCCCAGCCTGGCGCCATATATGTCAACATTCTGAAAGCCGAGGCATGTGAGCTGCCACGTGATTTCCGAAGGGACATAGAACCTTTCGTTGGACCTTATGGATTTCACAGAGCCCCTGTCATCGGAAAAGCTCCTCATACCATTGCGGCGGGGCAGCTGTGCCGGGCGGTTTCTTTCCCATGGTGTGATACCTCTTCTTTGCTGAGTCTTCTTGTCCGCCGCAGTCTAAATCTTCTCCAGGATCCGGGTATTTCCTTCAATCGCGGTGAGGCGGGGCAGCCCTTCTGAAGGCAGGAGCATAAGGCTGTCCCCTTTATATGTCAGAATTTCAGCCTCAGCTCATTTCCGTCAACATAACACCTGCAGGAAAGCCTCTCCGTACGCCGCCAGCTTGCGCTCGCCCACGCCGCTCACCTGCCTCAGCTCGCTCAGTGTGGAAGGGCACATTGCAGCCATCTCCTGAAGAGTCTTATCCGAAAATATCATGAAGGGGGGGATGCCCCGCTTCCTCGCTATGGCAAGCCTGAGGGCCTTCAGTTTTCCCAGAAGGGTGCGGTCAACCTCTCGCTCGCCCGTGCGGGCACGCTGGATTTTCCTCTGTTCTGCGGTGAGGCGTGCGCTGGTAAGGGGTCTCCTGAGCAGTATCTCCTCCTTTGACCTGAGGAACTGTCTCCCTTTCTCGGTGATCCCGGCCACCTTGAACTTCTCGCCGGTAAGAGAGAGAAGCCCCAGCTTGATGAGCTCGTGTGCGTAAAAGAGCCACTCGGTCCGGCTGGTTTCCCTGCCGATGCCGTAAGTGCTCAGGTTGTGGTGCTCCCAGCGGCGGATCTTCTCGGTGTCGGCTCCGCAGAGCACGTCCACTACGTGCTGGAGGCCCGTGGAGAACCCGCTCATCTGCCTGATGCGCACCACGCAGGAGAGGATTTTCTGCGCCTCAACACTGCCGTTGAAACTCTCCCGGGGAGTCAGGCAGTTGTCGCAGGCACCGCACTCATAAAGCACGTCTCCGTCGCCATTCCTGAATATTTCGCCAAAATAGCGCAGGAGCTCTATGCGCCTGCAGGTGCTGCTTTCTGCGAACCCGAGCATGCGGCCGAGCTGAATGCGGGCTATCTCCCGCTCATCCGGATCACTGACCTGGTCTATGAAGCTCATCTGTTTCGCATAGTCGCCGGCAGAGTAAAGGAGCACACATTCGCCGGGGAGGCCGTCGCGGCCTGCGCGCCCTGTCTCCTGGTAATAGCTCTCGAGATTTTTGGGCATATCGTGATGGACCACGAAGCGGACATCGGGCTTGTCGATGCCCATTCCGAAGGCAATGGTCGCCACCATCACGGAGACCTCGTCATGGATGAACTGTTCCTGGCGCCTTGTGCGCTCTTCTGCTTCAAGGCCTGCATGGTAGGCCCGGGCCCGGATACCCCGGCGCTCAAGTGAAGCGGCGAGCTCCTCGGTCTGCTTGCGCGAAAGGCAGTAAATGATGCCGCTCTCATTTCTGTGGGATTCCAGGACCTGCAGCACCTGTTTCAATGGCTCGTGGCGGGCGATGACGCGGTATGAGAGGTTGGGGCGGTTGAAGCTGGCCACATACTGCGCAGGCTCCGATAAGGCGAGGAATCGCGCTATATCCTCGCGCACTCTGGCGGTTGCAGTGGCAGTGAGAGCCATGAGAGGCACCTGGGGGAAGCTGCCGCGGAGAGCCGAGAGCTCCCTGTAATCAGGCCTGAAGTCATGGCCCCACTCGGAGATGCAGTGGGCTTCGTCTATTGCTGCAAAGGCGAGATTCCACTCTGCCAGGCGGGGAAGCATTCCTTTAAGGCGCTCAGGGGCAAGGTACAGTATTTTGAAGCGGCCCCGGTGGAGCTTTGCCCATCGCTTCCGGGACTCTTCAGCAGTAAGGGATGAGTTCAGGAATGTGGCAGGCACGCCGAGCTCGGTGAGGGCATCCACCTGGTCTTTCATCAGGGCGATGAGAGGCGAGATCACCACGGTAAGGCCCTCTGTGGCAAGCGCCCGAAGCTGGTAGCAGAGCGACTTGCCCCCGCCGGTGGGGAGAAGGGCGATGACATCGCGCCCGCCCAGGCTGTCGGTGATGATTTCACGCTGAAGCGGCCGGAAAACAGCAAAGCCGAAGGAGCGCCTGAGCAAAGCATCAAGGCCATGCTCCTCCTTGAGGACAGTGCTTGTTTCAAGTGGAGACGGCATGGTATTTCCCTTCCCCGGCTATCGAGAGCATTATGGATTTTTGCCACGCTGCCTGCAATCCAGGGTGGCATGCTCAATGAAGAGAAGCTGGCGGCAATGCACGGGAGCCGCTTACAGGTCACAGGATCAAATATTGTATGCAAGATAAGGTTGTTCCTTCCTGGAACCAGAGATGCAGTCACTGAAAATAGGCGGCGCTTTCTTTTTGCGCAGGAGATCTCCCCTCCCTGAAAAAGTACTAGGGAGGGGGTGATATCATATGGGCTCCTTCTCACCTGCCTCGTGCCTTTCGATCCTCGGAGGGCTCCTTGTGATATATATTGCAAAAAAACTATGCTTGACCCCGATCTCGTGCCTCTCTGTTCTTGGTGTGCTCATTTTGCTGCTCGCGGCAGTCTTCGTTTATTCTTTTGTCATCCAGCCCCTCCTCTGGAAGAACAGCCCCCGATCAAAATTTCTTGATGCCCTCCACGACGATGACATGGAGATGCTGAAAAAGCTGGTGGAGCGCAATCCCGGCCTTGTGCGCCAGAAAGACGAGCTCGGCGTGCCTCTTATCCATTACACCGCATACTGGGGTAATTTTCCGGCCCTGGAGTATCTTGTGTCGCGCGGCGCCAATATCCACACCAAAGGAGTGGGCCGGGAGACGCTCCTCCATATAGCGTCAATGAAAGGGAACCTCCCCATGATCAAATTTCTCGTAGAGAGGGGCGCCGACATCACAAAGCCCGATGAATTCGGCCAGACGGCAATTGAAAGGGCCGCCTTCGGGGGAAAAGAGTCCGTGGAATACCTGCTCTCCCGCGGCGCTTCAGTCAACGAGAGGACCCGCTCGGGCAGAACGCCTTTACATAGCGCGATAAACAAGGGAGACATGGCAGCAGCGAGACTTCTCATCGCCCGGGGAGCCGATGTCAATGCAAAGGATAATGAGGGCAGAACGCCTCTCCACCTCTCGAGCAACTTCGGGATATCGGGCTTTCTTGTCTCAATGGGCGCTGACGTCAATGCCTGCGACGGGAACGGTCATACCCCCCTCCACAGAGCTCTTGACATGAGACTTCTCAATATGGCGGATCTGCTCCTGAAAAGCGGCGCCTCCATCACTCCGGCGGAAGAGCTCCTTTACGCGGTAATGCGCGGTGACAAAGCGAAGACCGGGCAGCTGCTCAGTGAGCATCCCCGCCTTGCTGCATCTATGGGAAGAGGCACGAGAGGATGGACGGTGCTCCACGAAGCGGCCTCCAGGGGGAATGCCGAGATAGCCGAGCTTATTATCGCCGGCGGTGCCGATGTGAATGCCCGCGACGACAACGGCCTCACCCCGCTCCATGAAGCCTCCAGCCGCAGGAACAGGGCACTGGTGGAGCTTCTGCTTGCTCACGGCTCCTTTATCAATGCAAGGACAGAAGTCTTTGACGAGCGGGAGCACGGTATGCACGGGGGCGAGACAGCCCTCCATATGGCAGCGCTCAACGGAGACAGGGAGCTTTTCGATCTGCTTGCAGCCCGCGGGGCCGACACTTCTCTGAAGGACGCCAACGGGAACAGGGCGGAAGCATTGTTCAGGAAATGGTCGGGATGATAAGAAAGGAGCACTTGCCGATGAACATCGATGCTGCAAAGAAAGAGATACGGGAAGCCCACAAGCTGAGGGCGGTGATGTACCACTACCTGCTCGAGGAGATGGAAAGGGCCTTCGGCGCAGAGGAGGCCCGGGAAGTATTCAAAAAAGCCACTTTCCGCAAGGGAAGGGACGTGAGAAAGCAGTATGAGGACTTTCTCACCAGGGGCGATTTTCACGGCCTTGCAAGGCATTTCGTGAAAGCCTCGGCCGCCGAAGGGGAGCTCTTCTCTCCCGCCATCGAGTCTGCTGACGGCGAAAAAGCCGTGCTCACCATGGCAGGCTGCCCTCTTGTGGAAGCCTGGAAGGAGCTGGGACTCGCGCCGCCAAGGATCAAAGTCCTCTGCGAGGTGGCGGCGGCGATAGACTACGGCACCTTCGAGTCGGAGAAGACTTCGCTTTCTTTCAGCAGCAGGATAGGCGCAGGCGATCCATGCTGCCGCCTCACCGTGGCGAAGAAGTAAGAGGAGGACTGCTCTTGAAGGACACGCCCCGCGAGGATTCTGAGGCGAGGACATGGCACCCTCCGCCGAAATGGCTTGAGCTGCTCTCTCTCATTCTGTTCCTGTCTCCCTTCCTTTTCATGGTGCTCTATTCCCTGCCCCCCGGGTGGATAGATATTCTGATTGGCTCAGCCCTGGGGATGTCTTTCCTGCTTTTCGTCGTCGCCTTTTTTGTCAAAGACAACCATTCTTTCGCAATCTTTCCCACCGCAGCGCTTATTCTGACCCTTTTCCGCATGGCCCTGTACATCGCCTCCCTGAGAGCCGTCATCTGGAAGGGGATGGCCGGCGCCTCACCGGGCGTCGTGATTTCAGCCTTCAGCGCTCCTGAGGCGGCCGCAGGTCTCCTCCCCGGCCTTATGGCGCTCGCCCTGCTCATTTTCATCGAGCTTTTCATCATTGCCCGCCTGAAAGATAAGCTCCCTCTCATAGAGGAATATATGAAATCCTTCCTCCCACCGGGCAAGCCGAATCCCCCGCCGGATTTCTGGCTTACCGAGGAGGAGCGCAGGCAGAAATACAGAGAGGTCGATTTTGCCGGCGCCCTTGACGGCACCGCGAGATTTATCACTTTCGACGCTTGGCTTACTGTTCTTCTCACCGCTGCGGCACTCCCGCTGGGATTTCATATCGGCAGGACCGCAGGCTTTGCGCCCGATGCCGCCCTCCTCAAGATAGTGAGCCTCTGTGCCGGCACCGGGCAGGCCGCCCTCTATTCAGCCCTCTTCGTGGGACTCGCCTGGGCGTCGGTCTTCACCAGGGCTCCCTACGGCAAAGACGAGGAGAACGGAAATAACCGAAATATCTCCATAGCGGTCTATGCTCTGGCAGTCATGCTGTGCCTCTCCGGGGTAATCATGCTGTTAGTGAAGGGCTCCTTTCCATGGTTCCCCTTCTTTACCACCTCAGGGGCCCTTGTGCTCATGGGGAGGCTTTACCCTTTGAATCCTTTCGTCACCTTAAAGGAGCTTGCCGGCATACCGGCAAACCTTCGGAGGAAAAAAGACCTGAGAGAGCCCGAAAAACCCCTTCCTCCCCTTTCCCTTGAGCTGGGCAAAGGGAACCAGGCATGGTTTCGCAGGGATACCTTCATGAAGTGCCTCGAGCCTTATGCCAGGGAGCTCGAAACCGAGCTGGGGTCCACGATGCCTCCTGTCTCGTTCAGCGAGGGCAGGTTCGGGGAAAAGGAATACATCATCGCGGTTACCGACGGCAGGAAGCAGACTTTTGCGAGGGAGTTCTGGGAGGTCCTTCCCGGTCGCCTTCTCGCCACCGGCCGTGATTGTGATCTTGCCGGGCTTGAGGGAATTGAAGCCTGCGAGCCCTTATACTGCCGCCCGGCCCTCTGGATCGAGGAATCTGCGAGGGAAAAGGCGGAATCGCAGGGGTGCATCGTCATGGATCCCCATGCCGTGATAGCGCAGCACCTTGCAGGACTGATAAGAAAGTCCTTTTCCTTCCTTCTCACCCTGAAAGAAGTGGAAGCCCGGTTAAAAAGGCTGCGCAGAGAGAAATACCCCGTCGGAGACCTCATACCGCGAAGACTGACCAGAGAAAAGCTTCATTCCATTCTTCAGGACCTGCTGAGGGAAAGGCTCCCCATCGGAGACCTCAAGGCCGTGCTGGCGGCGATAAAAGGTGCCGCCTCAGAGGGCCATGACCTGCCGGAGCTCACCGAGGCGTTGAGGGCGGAGCTGGCAGGACAGCTCTGCCTGAAGAGAAGTGACAGTGACGGGGCGCTGAAGGTTATCACCCTTGCGAGCGAGCTTGAGAAAAAGCTCCTTCTCGCCTCCACGGACTTCGCCGGCGAAAAAAAGGATGAGCTCTTCCAGGGAGTCTCCATGGGCATAAAACTGGTATATCTCGAGTGGCTCTCGGCGGGAGCAGCCCCTCTCCTGCTGGTATCTCCGCCGGTCAGGTCGCTGGTAAGAAAAATCACGGCGCAGCCTCCTGCCGATCCGCCGCTTTTCTGCTGCGTCAACCCGATGAGGCTCACCATAGCAGCGAAAAAAGCAGATCCTTGGTGCCCTGACCTCACTGTCATCTCCTCAAGCGACGTGCCCCGCGATGTGAAGCTCTCTGTCATCGCCGATATGAACATTGAGGATCCTTCCTGAGACTCGCGGGAGGATTCCTGAAGGCATCACTGGAGCCAGGCGAGACTTCATTTCAATGAATGGAACCGGCATTCTGAGTGAAACCTCACGATCACGGGGAATATATGGGCATGATATGCGCCTGTGAAGAGGGAGGGAGCGGCGGAGAAAGGCCGAAAGATACCTTATCAGATATCAGGCAGGGGGTACTCTCATGAAAAACAAGCTTTCCCTTTTTTTCATCCTTGTGATTGCAGCAGTGATCGTGGGATATCCGGCCTTTCATCACTACCGACTGGCCCGCACCGACACCACCCCGATGTGGGATGCCGTCAAGGCGGCGCAGGACAAGGGCCTTCCTCAGACGGCAATAGCGGAGCTCAAGAAAATCTATCCCATAGAGCTTGCAAAAAAGCAGTACGGCAAAGCTCTCAAGGCCATCACGCTGCAGATCTTCCTGGAATCCAACATCGCGGGAAACAAGCCCGAAGTCAAGGTAAACAGGATGAAGGAGGAGCTGACGAAGGCGAACCGGCAGATGAAGCCCCTGATGAACACGGTCCTCGCCCAGTGGTACTGGCATTATTACAACCAGAACCGCTGGCGGTTCCTCAACAGGACAGAGACTTCCGGGCTCAAGGAAGATGACTTCACCACGTGGGATCTTCCCAAGCTCTTCAGGGAGATTGACGGCATCTACCAGTCCCTCCTCAAGGACGAGGGCACCCTCAAGAGAATGAAGACCGCAGATTTCACCGAGGTGATAAGCCCGGGGAATGTCCCGGCGCTCCGTCCCACCCTCTTTGACTTCGTAGCTTACCAGGCCCTGGAATTTTACACCTCAGCGGAGCAGCACGCCGCGCAGCCCGAGGATTCCTTCGAGGTCACCGCGGACTCGGGAGCCTTCGACGAGGCTCAAAAATTCACCAGGTTCTCGCCGGAGACCACCGACACTGATTCCCCGGTGCTCAAAGCCCTCAGGATATACCAGAGACTCCTGTTGCTCCACCAGAACGACAGCGACAAGGATGCCTTCCTTGACGCCGACATCAGCCGCCTCAACTATATCTTCAATATCGCCTCGGGAGAGAACAGGGAGGCTGTCTTTGCAAAGAGGCTTGAGGAAATTATCACGAAATATCCTTCCTCGGATCTCTCGAGCCTTGCATCCTATCATCTCGCGATGCAGGCATACAATAAAAAAGAGTATGTCAAGGCATACTCCCTCGCTGAAAAAGGGAAAAACGCCTATCCCTCGTCGTACGGGGGCCAGAAATGCGAGCAGCTCCAGAGCTCCATCAAGGAAAAAAGCCTGGCCCTCAAAATCGAGGGCATAGTGCCGCCGGGCATTCCTTCAAAGCTCCTCGTGCACTACAGGAACATAGACTCCCTCACTCTCAGGGTGCTGAAAGATGACTGGAAGCGCTATCTTGACATTAACAGGTCGATACAGTATATCAACGATTCTGATTTAGAGGCCTTTCTCAGCAAAAAGCCCGCGGCCGAGCTCACCGTGCCCCTCAAGCCCACATCGGATTACAGGCAGAAAGAGGCACTCATTGACCTGCCTGCCCTCCCGCCTGGCTTTTACAGGGTCCTCGCGAGCAACCGGAAGGACTTTGCAAGGAGCGAAAACTGCATAGAGCACTGCCCTGTCTGGGTAAGCAACGTGGCGGCAGTTATCCGCGAGCGGAACGGCGCCGTGGAAGGCATTGTTGTCGAGGGAACAAGCGGTGCTCCCGTCGGAGGAGCCGTGGTGAAAGCCTATACCCTCAAGGACTACAACGAAAAATTTTATAAAGTCACCTCTTCCACGACCACCGACGGGGGAGGCTCCTTTTCACTCCCCTCCCCTTCAGGTGATTTCGAGAGAAGAAGCAGAATCTACGTGAATGACGGCAGGGGCTCGGAGTTCCTGGAGTCCAATGAGTCCTATTACTATTCTGAAGGGGAGAGGGAAAAGGCTTTTCAAAGCATGGTGTTCTTCACTGATCGGTCCATTTACCGCCCCGGCCAGGCGATCCATTTCAAAGGCATTGCGCTTGACATCGATCAGCAGCGCCAGAACTACAAAGTGACAGCCGCGAGAAAGGTCACGGTACGGTTCACCGACACCAACGGGCAGGAAATAGCGAAGTCTGGCTTTACCACCAATGACTTCGGCTCCTTCAGCGGCACCTTCACCGCGCCAAAAGACCGCCTTCCGGGGAGAATGACAATTGCCTCCGCCGATCCCGAAGGGTCATGCACCGTCTCTGTAGAGGAATACAAACGCCCTAAATTCTCGGTGAAGATAGTCACCCCCAAAAAAGCCTTTACCCTCGGCGAGGAAGTGACCATTGAGGGCGGCGCGGAATCTTACAGCGGCGCTCCCATTGACGGAGCCAAGGTGGCTTACAAGGTCAACAGGCAGGTAATGATGCCGCCATGGGAGCGCTTTTTCGGAGGGGGCGGCGTCTCATACGGTGACCAGGAGCTGGCCCATGGCACTCTTGTAACGGATAAAGAGGGAAAATTCAGGATCATCTTCCAGGCAAAGCCCGATGCCAGGGTGAAAAAATCAGGGGAGCCCACCTTTCTCTTCCGGATTGCCGCCGACGTGACCGACAGCACAGGCGAGACAAGAAGCGACGAGAAGTCCATAAGGCTTGGCTATACGTCAATGGAAGCTACGATAAGTGCAGATTCCTGGCAGGTGGCTGACAGGCCCGTCACCCTCTCGATCCATACGGCCACCCTCGACGGCGAGCCCCAGAAAGCATCGGGAGAGGTGGAGCTCTTCTGCCTGCGCCAGCCGAAAAAGCCGGTCAGGCCGGGATTGGATGCCGCCCGGGAGCCGTCGAACTCTTCCGGTGACGAGGAGGAAGAGGATGCCGGGCCAGGTGAGGTGCAGGAGGATGCCGGACCAAACGATGAGGGTATCCCGGCGCCATCAACGGACTACCAGTCGTGGCCCCGGGGCGGCCTTGTCAAGAAAATGCCCTTTACCACCGATGACAAAGGCAGCGGCGTGCTTTCGGTGCCCCTCGGGGAAGGCTCCTACAGGGCACGCCTTACTACGAAGGATCCCTCAGGCAACAAAGTCACTGCAATGGTGGCCTTGCTGGTGGTGAACAGCCGCCTTGAAAAATTCCCCGTGAGCGTCCCTTCGTACTTCGTGAGCAAATCCCAGAG carries:
- the recQ gene encoding DNA helicase RecQ; this translates as MPSPLETSTVLKEEHGLDALLRRSFGFAVFRPLQREIITDSLGGRDVIALLPTGGGKSLCYQLRALATEGLTVVISPLIALMKDQVDALTELGVPATFLNSSLTAEESRKRWAKLHRGRFKILYLAPERLKGMLPRLAEWNLAFAAIDEAHCISEWGHDFRPDYRELSALRGSFPQVPLMALTATATARVREDIARFLALSEPAQYVASFNRPNLSYRVIARHEPLKQVLQVLESHRNESGIIYCLSRKQTEELAASLERRGIRARAYHAGLEAEERTRRQEQFIHDEVSVMVATIAFGMGIDKPDVRFVVHHDMPKNLESYYQETGRAGRDGLPGECVLLYSAGDYAKQMSFIDQVSDPDEREIARIQLGRMLGFAESSTCRRIELLRYFGEIFRNGDGDVLYECGACDNCLTPRESFNGSVEAQKILSCVVRIRQMSGFSTGLQHVVDVLCGADTEKIRRWEHHNLSTYGIGRETSRTEWLFYAHELIKLGLLSLTGEKFKVAGITEKGRQFLRSKEEILLRRPLTSARLTAEQRKIQRARTGEREVDRTLLGKLKALRLAIARKRGIPPFMIFSDKTLQEMAAMCPSTLSELRQVSGVGERKLAAYGEAFLQVLC
- a CDS encoding ankyrin repeat domain-containing protein, which translates into the protein MGSFSPASCLSILGGLLVIYIAKKLCLTPISCLSVLGVLILLLAAVFVYSFVIQPLLWKNSPRSKFLDALHDDDMEMLKKLVERNPGLVRQKDELGVPLIHYTAYWGNFPALEYLVSRGANIHTKGVGRETLLHIASMKGNLPMIKFLVERGADITKPDEFGQTAIERAAFGGKESVEYLLSRGASVNERTRSGRTPLHSAINKGDMAAARLLIARGADVNAKDNEGRTPLHLSSNFGISGFLVSMGADVNACDGNGHTPLHRALDMRLLNMADLLLKSGASITPAEELLYAVMRGDKAKTGQLLSEHPRLAASMGRGTRGWTVLHEAASRGNAEIAELIIAGGADVNARDDNGLTPLHEASSRRNRALVELLLAHGSFINARTEVFDEREHGMHGGETALHMAALNGDRELFDLLAARGADTSLKDANGNRAEALFRKWSG
- a CDS encoding L-2-amino-thiazoline-4-carboxylic acid hydrolase produces the protein MNIDAAKKEIREAHKLRAVMYHYLLEEMERAFGAEEAREVFKKATFRKGRDVRKQYEDFLTRGDFHGLARHFVKASAAEGELFSPAIESADGEKAVLTMAGCPLVEAWKELGLAPPRIKVLCEVAAAIDYGTFESEKTSLSFSSRIGAGDPCCRLTVAKK
- a CDS encoding FHIPEP family type III secretion protein; the encoded protein is MKDTPREDSEARTWHPPPKWLELLSLILFLSPFLFMVLYSLPPGWIDILIGSALGMSFLLFVVAFFVKDNHSFAIFPTAALILTLFRMALYIASLRAVIWKGMAGASPGVVISAFSAPEAAAGLLPGLMALALLIFIELFIIARLKDKLPLIEEYMKSFLPPGKPNPPPDFWLTEEERRQKYREVDFAGALDGTARFITFDAWLTVLLTAAALPLGFHIGRTAGFAPDAALLKIVSLCAGTGQAALYSALFVGLAWASVFTRAPYGKDEENGNNRNISIAVYALAVMLCLSGVIMLLVKGSFPWFPFFTTSGALVLMGRLYPLNPFVTLKELAGIPANLRRKKDLREPEKPLPPLSLELGKGNQAWFRRDTFMKCLEPYARELETELGSTMPPVSFSEGRFGEKEYIIAVTDGRKQTFAREFWEVLPGRLLATGRDCDLAGLEGIEACEPLYCRPALWIEESAREKAESQGCIVMDPHAVIAQHLAGLIRKSFSFLLTLKEVEARLKRLRREKYPVGDLIPRRLTREKLHSILQDLLRERLPIGDLKAVLAAIKGAASEGHDLPELTEALRAELAGQLCLKRSDSDGALKVITLASELEKKLLLASTDFAGEKKDELFQGVSMGIKLVYLEWLSAGAAPLLLVSPPVRSLVRKITAQPPADPPLFCCVNPMRLTIAAKKADPWCPDLTVISSSDVPRDVKLSVIADMNIEDPS